The DNA region TTGTTTCCAGCACCTGCGGCCACTGTTCCGGACCGCCGGTCGTCAGTTGTCGCAGCGGATGCCGGTCGGCGCGTTCGACGTCGTGGGCGAACCGGCCTTCGTCGACCCACGGAGAGTCCAGGTATTCGATGTCGCCGATGCGGTAGGAGAACACGACGCGATTGCCGTGGCGATAAAACCCGTGATATTGAAACGGCTGCCCCGGCGAGTTCTGGTTCGGGATCTCCTGCGGTGTGCCCGCCATTCTCAGGCCGCTGACAAATCCGTGTCGCACGGAATCGAAGCTGACAAATCCGCCGGTCCAGATGGCGTCGTAGGTCAGCGTGTCAGGATTGAAGCACGCTGACACTTCGCCTCGGTCACCCAGCCGAAGGCACACGCCGCGTGCGATGGTGAGTCCGTCCGCGTGGAAGACGCCTGACATCACGGACCCGAGCTGCGTGTCGTTCCAGCGACCGTCCACCCAGACGTCTTCGTTCTGATTTCCCCAGTGACCCTGCTGGCCTCCGTCGAGTCCCGGAAAGCCCGCCAGCAGCATCGGGACGTGTGGCTGCTGCCGGAAGTATTCGGCCTGCTTCGTATAGAAATCGTAAAGCCGATCACGATTGACGGGATGTTGCGAATTCGGCCAGCGCGCTTCATCAATCGGCTTTGCCGTGAACGGAAACCTGGCGGCTCCGTGCATCTGGCTGTGAGCGATCACCTGCAGAATTTCCTCCGACGGCGGTTGTCCGTTTCTCCCCAGATCGCTCACGAAACGGATCAGATCCCGCTGCTGTTGCGGCGACATCGCAGCCGTCAGTCCCGCGGGCATAACGGTCGTCCCGGGGGACTGTTCTTCGATGTCCGCGACCGCGATCTGAGTCAGCTTTCCTGAAGCCGGGTCCTTCAATGTGATGGTCTCGTCACCGACTTCGACGCGATAGCCCGTGACGACCTTTCCTTCGACGGTCACTACCTGCCACGTCACGAACTCGGGCTTTACATCGCGTTTTGGCCACAAAATGGATTCCACGATGTGTGTCAGTTCCCGGTCCTTTGCGATGGCTGTCAGTTCAGGGCCGACCGTTCCTCCGTGCGGCCCGACTTTGTGGCACGACAGACAGGCCAGCTTTGCATTCGCGAACACCGCTGCTCCGCGCGCGGCGTCGCCGTGTTCGCGTGAGTCCGACACCAGAGTCGCCACGAGTTCCGCGTCGTAGGGCAGGTCGATGCCGGTGGTGCCCGCAGTGTTCTTCGGATCGCCGTGATCGTGCGCGGCGTCACCGGAAGAAGCCTGTTTCTGATCCGCTGCCGCCGGTTTTGGACCGCCGCTGCCGGGCTTCTGAATTTCCCGGCGGACCCACTCCAGTCCGTCGCGGTTTTCCTTCAGCGATTCGAAGGCATCAAGCTGTTCCCGATGATCGAGAATTCCGATCGGTCCGTCATAGCCGCTTTCCACGACTGTGCGGATCATTTCCAGTTCATGAGCACCTTTGCCGATGCCCAGAATCTTCGGCTGTTCGTTGTCATTCATTCCGTCCAGATTCAGGCAGTGCAGGAACGGCTTCATCATCGCGAAGGACTCAGCCCAGTCGCTGATGTGGCCGTGGCCGTGATGAAAGTTGTAGACGACGCCGACGTGATCGTGTCCCAGTTCACGCAGCCGACGGCAGACGGCCACCAGATTCTTCGGTTCGCCGCTCCAGCCTCCGTGGTTGTACAACCCCAGTTTGCATCCCATCGCCTTCGTGCGCCGGGCAACGGGCAGCAACTGCTGAGCGGCGGTCTCCACTCGGGCTTCCTGAGTCTCCCCTGCCGGATCGGCGAACATCAGCCAGATCTGAGGATGCAGGTCGTACTTTTCGAAGAGCCGGAACGCGTCGTCGTGGACGCCCCAGAACGCGAAGTATTCGATGCCCTGTTTGCGGTATTCCAGGATCTCCTGCTCGAAAGTCGGCACATGTTCTTCTCGCCAGTCGTAAGCGCACTTCAGGATGCCGAGTTCCTTCAGCATGACCGCGCGTTCGGCGGGTCCGCGTTTGTTTGCATCAAAGGGCACGATGCACCACGCCACCAGATTCTCGCGCCGCAGCACGTCAGCGCCGTCAGCGGCGCGCACCGCTGCCGTGTCGGCCGGATGCGGGCACAACAACGCGACCACTGAAGCGAAAGCAATTAGACCTCTGTTCATGGCGATTGCCCGTTCTAAAAAAAACTGAAGTGACTATTCTGGCAGTATCGTTTGGCGGTCGGGATACTTTCTGACGAAGCTGCGGACGATTTCACGGAGCCTTCCGGTGAGAATATCGAAGATGAAACCACGAGCAAGCGCGTTCGGCATCCGTCGAATCGTGGCGTGTCTGCTGATTCTGATCGCGACACCAGTGGCGCCGGCGGCCGCCTTCCAGCAGACGGAATCCGGCCCGCAGATCGACTTTGACAAACTCGTCGCGCCGATCTTCGCTTCGCATTGTCTGGAATGCCACTCCGGAACGGATCCGAAAGGCGGACTGTCGCTTGGAGATTCTGCGGCCGCGGCGACGGGCGGTGACAGCGGGGCAGCGATCGTCGCGAAGGATGCGGCCGCCAGTCTGCTGTGGCAGCGTGTCGCGGCAGACGATATGCCGCCCGAACATCCACTGACGGCCGACGACAAAGCTGTCATCAAACGCTGGCTGAACGAAGGAGCGGCGTGGGGCACCAGTCCGATCGATCCGTTTGCATCCACGACGTCAGCTCGCGCGGGCCGCGACTGGTGGTCGCTGCAGCCGCTGCGGAATGTATCGCCGCCGAAGGTTGAATCCGCCGGCTGGGTTCGCAACGACATCGACGCCTTCGTGCTGCGGCGCCTGCAGGAA from Planctomycetaceae bacterium includes:
- a CDS encoding plastocyanin/azurin family copper-binding protein — its product is MNRGLIAFASVVALLCPHPADTAAVRAADGADVLRRENLVAWCIVPFDANKRGPAERAVMLKELGILKCAYDWREEHVPTFEQEILEYRKQGIEYFAFWGVHDDAFRLFEKYDLHPQIWLMFADPAGETQEARVETAAQQLLPVARRTKAMGCKLGLYNHGGWSGEPKNLVAVCRRLRELGHDHVGVVYNFHHGHGHISDWAESFAMMKPFLHCLNLDGMNDNEQPKILGIGKGAHELEMIRTVVESGYDGPIGILDHREQLDAFESLKENRDGLEWVRREIQKPGSGGPKPAAADQKQASSGDAAHDHGDPKNTAGTTGIDLPYDAELVATLVSDSREHGDAARGAAVFANAKLACLSCHKVGPHGGTVGPELTAIAKDRELTHIVESILWPKRDVKPEFVTWQVVTVEGKVVTGYRVEVGDETITLKDPASGKLTQIAVADIEEQSPGTTVMPAGLTAAMSPQQQRDLIRFVSDLGRNGQPPSEEILQVIAHSQMHGAARFPFTAKPIDEARWPNSQHPVNRDRLYDFYTKQAEYFRQQPHVPMLLAGFPGLDGGQQGHWGNQNEDVWVDGRWNDTQLGSVMSGVFHADGLTIARGVCLRLGDRGEVSACFNPDTLTYDAIWTGGFVSFDSVRHGFVSGLRMAGTPQEIPNQNSPGQPFQYHGFYRHGNRVVFSYRIGDIEYLDSPWVDEGRFAHDVERADRHPLRQLTTGGPEQWPQVLETKIIPGNGRPYAVDTIELPYDNPWKAPMFCGDHDFLPDGSALVCTMQGDVWRVTGLDSGTDRPGVAQWRRFASGLHHALGLVVADGQIFVQCRDQLTRLTDLNGDGEADFYECFSNAFETSPAGHDFICGLQRDSHGNFYMASGNQGLVRISPDGKTADVISTGFRNPDGLGLLPDGTVTVPTSEGEWTPASSICAVRNADGAVAGPPPHFGYRGPIDGKPPELPIVYLPRGLDNSSGGQAYVDSDRFGPLQGQLTHFSFGAGSWFLVLRDEVDGQMQGAAVLMAGDFLSGVHRGRFRPTDGQLYVSGMAGWGSYTRDDGSFQRVRYTGDAVQVPVGFHVHENGVRVTFSQPLDAAVATDPHSHFVQCWNYRYSAAYGSVDYSTTHPGVSGHDPLTIASTHMLADGRSLFLELPDLQPVNQLHLRLHVNKDDHFTCNPSGHGHDLLATVHKLDKPFTEFPGYVPHEKTIAAHPLLADLALSAIQVPNPWRYPIKGARSVEVETGKNLTYAIREFTVNAGEPIAFTLKNPDVVPHNWVLVKAGALQRVGELGNRLIADPEAYARQYIPETDDILAHTDIVSPGEAHTIYFKAPETPGRYPYLCTFPGHWMVMNGTLVVE